One Alicyclobacillus acidoterrestris DNA window includes the following coding sequences:
- a CDS encoding transposase, translated as MYLLQKSLFSFEEWLEIEPSERLELFFSALDLQPYAAKLRNSSPQGAKPINREAVLRAFLAAPLEGISTFTKLHKRLVSDLRFRYQCGFRLDEPAPSIATLSRVFKAVVDKDLAKALFIDLVSQCKEAGIIDGSHLAIDSTAVGAYEKKQPKSRSQETGNANWGAKYDTFGNKLTWFGYKIHLAVDTSSELPVALEVTPAHVYDGEMAIPLMKDVVENYGWKVKYVMMDAGYDQVKNYEAARGYGAQAIIALNKRGEKEPPAGMASDGTPRCSMGYDMVYWGADGDRLKFRCPHAVGKVGCPLGTAACSDSNYGMVVKKSITDDVRRYANPHRNTRGWIALYKERTSVERCNSRLKENLTANDTHVHGIEKVTTYVYLNAIVLLASALAMNTTASSLKTA; from the coding sequence TTGTATCTTCTCCAAAAGTCCCTGTTTTCCTTTGAAGAGTGGCTAGAAATCGAACCCAGTGAGCGACTTGAGCTGTTCTTTTCTGCCCTGGATCTTCAGCCGTATGCCGCAAAGTTAAGGAATTCATCACCCCAGGGAGCAAAGCCTATCAATCGTGAAGCAGTTTTACGAGCGTTTCTTGCTGCTCCGCTTGAGGGGATTTCGACCTTTACCAAGTTACACAAACGTTTGGTTAGCGACCTGCGTTTCCGGTACCAATGCGGGTTTCGGTTAGATGAACCCGCACCGTCAATTGCCACACTCAGTCGAGTCTTCAAGGCCGTAGTGGATAAAGATCTTGCGAAGGCACTCTTCATTGACCTGGTCAGTCAGTGCAAAGAGGCTGGAATCATCGATGGAAGTCACCTCGCCATTGACAGTACAGCGGTTGGTGCCTATGAGAAGAAGCAACCGAAATCACGTAGTCAAGAAACGGGTAACGCCAACTGGGGTGCCAAGTATGACACATTTGGCAACAAGCTCACGTGGTTCGGATACAAAATTCACCTCGCAGTGGATACTTCCAGCGAGTTACCTGTAGCCTTGGAGGTCACACCCGCTCATGTTTATGACGGTGAGATGGCGATTCCACTCATGAAAGATGTCGTCGAAAACTACGGTTGGAAGGTCAAATACGTCATGATGGATGCCGGGTATGACCAGGTGAAAAACTACGAGGCTGCCCGTGGCTATGGTGCGCAAGCAATCATTGCACTCAATAAGCGGGGAGAAAAGGAACCGCCTGCAGGCATGGCATCCGATGGTACACCTCGTTGCTCCATGGGTTACGACATGGTCTATTGGGGAGCCGACGGTGACCGATTAAAGTTCCGTTGTCCACATGCAGTAGGTAAGGTTGGCTGCCCGCTTGGGACTGCTGCTTGCTCTGACTCCAACTACGGAATGGTAGTCAAGAAGAGCATCACCGACGATGTCAGGCGTTACGCCAACCCGCACCGAAACACGCGGGGTTGGATAGCTCTCTACAAGGAGCGAACGTCGGTGGAGAGATGTAATTCCCGGCTGAAAGAAAATCTTACAGCCAACGACACGCACGTCCATGGCATTGAGAAGGTCACCACATACGTTTACCTCAATGCGATTGTTCTACTTGCTTCTGCACTGGCGATGAACACGACAGCAAGCTCACTGAAGACGGCTTAA
- a CDS encoding integrase core domain-containing protein, which translates to MDNAFNYRFPSGVLGANLTLRTDNGCQMTSRRFVQAMKDCQVKHERTGYNNPDADGYIERFFRSLKEEEVWMQEYDNFAEAKIAIKTYIEFYNKERPHSALGYRTPQEFRKWKESKEAA; encoded by the coding sequence GTGGATAACGCATTCAACTACCGATTCCCGAGCGGGGTACTAGGCGCAAACTTAACGCTCAGAACTGACAACGGATGCCAAATGACAAGTCGACGATTCGTACAAGCCATGAAGGACTGCCAGGTGAAACATGAACGGACAGGTTATAACAACCCGGACGCAGATGGCTATATCGAACGTTTCTTCCGTTCGTTGAAGGAGGAAGAAGTTTGGATGCAGGAATACGACAACTTCGCGGAAGCCAAGATCGCAATCAAAACGTATATTGAGTTCTACAACAAAGAGCGCCCGCACTCAGCGTTGGGCTATCGTACACCGCAGGAATTCAGAAAATGGAAGGAATCAAAAGAGGCAGCGTAG
- a CDS encoding IS3 family transposase — MLKEPVKKAKKAVIDKDALLKQRIRHLCERFPRYGYRRIKVMLRRQYSMQVNHKRVHRLMREMGLLVKSPQREAS; from the coding sequence TTGTTAAAGGAGCCTGTGAAGAAGGCGAAAAAAGCGGTTATAGATAAAGACGCCCTATTGAAACAGCGGATTCGCCATCTATGCGAGAGATTCCCACGATATGGATACCGTAGAATCAAGGTCATGTTGCGTCGTCAATACAGCATGCAGGTAAACCACAAACGAGTACACCGGCTCATGCGGGAAATGGGATTGTTGGTCAAATCCCCACAGCGAGAAGCTTCCTGA